A part of Denitratisoma oestradiolicum genomic DNA contains:
- a CDS encoding hydantoinase/oxoprolinase family protein, which translates to MVDKHYRLGVDVGGTFTDLLLIDERTGKTYSAKVPSTPGDQSQGILNGINRLCEQNDIDPAGISHVMHGTTVATNTVLTGSGARVGLVTTEGYRQVLQMARSFVPGGLGGWVTYNKRPLMAPLENTIEADERMGARGEIVRPLNEDRLRQDLQSLRNKGIEALTVCLINAYANGAHERRIKEIAHEELPGIIVSISSDVMPEMYEYERTETTVVNSYVRPEVARYMQNLHRELDRKMPGVKLHVLRSDGGLASVDAAIDAPVNLLMSGPAGGVTGALWTARQSGFKDLLTFDMGGTSTDVALIQNGVAQTRRETRVSDVTVRAPSIDVRTVGAGGGSIAYVPELTKALRVGPQSAGAVPGPAAYMKGGDKPTVTDANVVLGYLPANSRLGGDMKIDRTAAQRALSSIADALGKSIEDAAEGVINIVNENMFGALRLVSIEQGYDPRDFALVAFGGAGPLHANALGRLTGAWPVIIPPAPGVLCAYGDATTRLRNEASRTFIRRCSETSDAEVLALLTELKETASGTLDAEGVPRKEQEVEYQIDLRYHGQGMRLTLSTSPEEFARSGLAGVEARFDELHTQLYTFALEAPHELVNLRAVVLGREPVVEAEALATGNADASAARIEETRIYADGAWHSGHIYDRNKLKSGNAVAGPAIVAQMDTTTLILPGYTGTVDRVGNILIRPNGGQ; encoded by the coding sequence ATGGTAGACAAGCATTATCGACTGGGTGTGGATGTGGGCGGCACATTCACCGACCTACTACTCATCGACGAGCGGACAGGCAAGACCTACTCGGCCAAAGTTCCCTCGACGCCCGGGGACCAATCCCAGGGGATCCTGAACGGCATCAATCGGCTGTGCGAACAGAACGACATTGATCCGGCGGGGATCAGCCATGTCATGCACGGTACCACGGTAGCCACCAACACCGTGCTGACGGGCTCTGGGGCGCGGGTGGGGCTGGTGACCACCGAAGGCTATCGTCAAGTACTGCAGATGGCTCGCTCCTTCGTGCCTGGTGGTCTGGGTGGCTGGGTGACTTACAACAAGCGTCCCCTGATGGCCCCCCTGGAGAACACCATCGAAGCCGATGAACGCATGGGGGCCAGGGGCGAGATAGTTCGGCCACTGAACGAGGACCGGCTGCGGCAGGATCTGCAGAGTCTCAGGAACAAGGGAATCGAAGCCCTGACCGTATGTCTGATCAACGCCTACGCCAACGGTGCCCATGAGCGACGCATCAAGGAAATTGCTCATGAGGAATTGCCTGGAATCATCGTTTCCATCTCCAGCGACGTAATGCCGGAGATGTACGAGTACGAACGCACCGAGACCACCGTGGTGAACTCCTACGTGCGTCCGGAAGTAGCGCGCTACATGCAGAACCTGCACCGGGAACTGGATCGTAAGATGCCAGGCGTCAAACTCCATGTGCTGCGCTCGGACGGCGGCTTGGCCTCGGTGGACGCTGCCATCGACGCACCTGTAAATCTGCTGATGAGCGGCCCGGCGGGGGGCGTCACTGGTGCGTTGTGGACTGCTCGCCAGTCGGGGTTCAAAGACCTGCTGACCTTCGACATGGGGGGAACCTCTACCGACGTGGCCCTGATCCAGAATGGTGTAGCCCAGACACGACGGGAGACTCGGGTCAGCGATGTGACCGTAAGAGCGCCGTCCATCGATGTGCGTACCGTGGGAGCCGGCGGTGGCTCCATTGCCTATGTGCCGGAACTGACCAAAGCCTTGCGGGTGGGACCGCAAAGTGCGGGCGCCGTACCGGGGCCGGCCGCCTATATGAAGGGTGGTGACAAGCCTACGGTGACTGACGCCAATGTCGTTCTGGGTTACCTGCCCGCCAACTCCCGGCTGGGAGGGGACATGAAAATCGACCGCACGGCAGCCCAACGAGCGCTGAGTTCCATTGCCGACGCCCTGGGCAAGAGCATCGAGGATGCGGCGGAGGGGGTGATCAACATCGTCAATGAGAACATGTTCGGCGCCCTGCGACTGGTATCCATCGAGCAGGGCTACGACCCGCGGGACTTTGCGCTAGTGGCCTTCGGTGGTGCCGGGCCGCTCCATGCCAATGCGCTGGGGCGGCTGACCGGGGCTTGGCCAGTGATCATTCCGCCCGCGCCCGGCGTGTTGTGTGCCTATGGCGATGCCACCACCCGGCTGAGAAACGAAGCCTCGCGCACCTTCATTCGTCGTTGCAGCGAAACCAGCGATGCGGAAGTGCTGGCGCTGCTGACCGAGTTGAAGGAAACGGCGTCAGGAACCCTGGATGCCGAAGGGGTGCCCCGCAAGGAACAGGAAGTGGAATATCAGATCGACCTGCGCTACCACGGCCAGGGGATGCGTCTGACGCTCAGCACTAGCCCGGAGGAGTTTGCCCGAAGCGGACTGGCGGGAGTGGAAGCCCGTTTCGATGAGCTGCATACCCAGCTGTACACCTTTGCTCTGGAGGCGCCCCATGAGCTGGTGAATCTGCGTGCCGTGGTGCTAGGCCGGGAGCCCGTGGTGGAAGCCGAGGCCTTGGCGACGGGTAATGCGGACGCCAGTGCGGCGCGGATTGAGGAAACGCGGATCTATGCCGACGGGGCGTGGCATTCGGGCCATATCTATGATCGGAACAAACTCAAGAGCGGCAATGCGGTGGCCGGTCCGGCGATCGTCGCCCAGATGGATACGACGACCCTGATTCTGCCGGGCTACACAGGTACGGTGGACCGGGTAGGCAACATCCTGATCCGTCCCAACGGCGGTCAATAA
- a CDS encoding CaiB/BaiF CoA transferase family protein, whose translation MGEKKGKGALSGVVILDLTHMLSGPYGAMILTDLGARTIKVEPPGSGEGTRQLLAESEAYSRQGMGAYYLTLNRGKESICVDLKSEAGREVFYELVKHADIVLDNFSVGVTERLKIDHATLSAINPRIITCSVSGFGETGPGIHRPAFDQVVQGMGGGMSITGYPGGEPLRSGIPIGDLGGGVFGVVGILAALVSRGQTGIGQHVDISMLDVQISLLNYMATMYLLSGDTPEPMGNGHFVHVPYNSYKTQDGYLIIACIGDAFYEKFTGVITREELRQEKYRKQPGRYAEKAKIDAIVQEELAQNTTEYWLEKFREARIPCAPVNDFAHALNDPQVLARNMVVDVQLQSGETIQLPGNPVKLSESVDGSFSAPPLLGEHTTAVLKELLGYESSRLEALRRDGVIQ comes from the coding sequence ATGGGAGAAAAGAAGGGGAAGGGTGCGTTGTCCGGGGTAGTGATCCTGGATCTGACGCACATGCTGTCAGGGCCCTATGGGGCGATGATATTGACGGATCTGGGTGCGAGGACGATCAAGGTTGAGCCACCCGGGAGTGGAGAAGGTACGCGCCAGTTGCTGGCGGAAAGCGAGGCCTATTCGAGGCAGGGAATGGGTGCGTACTACCTGACACTCAATCGCGGCAAGGAAAGCATCTGTGTTGATCTGAAGAGCGAAGCGGGTCGGGAGGTGTTCTACGAATTGGTGAAGCATGCTGACATCGTTCTGGACAACTTCAGCGTAGGCGTAACCGAGCGGCTGAAGATTGACCATGCCACGCTCTCGGCGATCAATCCCCGAATCATCACCTGCTCGGTGTCGGGTTTTGGGGAGACAGGTCCTGGAATTCACCGGCCGGCTTTTGACCAGGTGGTGCAGGGCATGGGTGGTGGTATGTCCATCACCGGCTATCCCGGGGGCGAACCGTTGCGCTCCGGGATTCCCATTGGAGACCTGGGTGGTGGCGTATTCGGGGTTGTCGGCATCTTGGCCGCCCTTGTGTCCCGGGGGCAGACGGGTATCGGTCAGCACGTGGATATCTCCATGCTGGACGTACAGATTTCCTTGCTGAACTACATGGCGACCATGTACCTGTTGTCTGGGGATACGCCCGAACCGATGGGCAACGGACATTTTGTGCACGTGCCCTACAACAGCTACAAGACTCAGGATGGCTATCTGATCATCGCGTGTATTGGCGATGCCTTTTACGAGAAGTTTACCGGCGTGATTACGCGGGAAGAGCTGAGGCAAGAGAAATACCGCAAGCAGCCGGGGCGGTATGCGGAGAAGGCCAAGATCGACGCCATTGTGCAAGAAGAGTTGGCGCAGAACACCACGGAGTACTGGCTGGAGAAATTCAGAGAGGCACGGATTCCCTGTGCGCCGGTCAATGATTTTGCCCACGCGCTCAACGACCCCCAGGTGTTGGCACGCAACATGGTGGTGGATGTGCAACTGCAAAGCGGAGAAACCATCCAGTTACCCGGGAATCCGGTGAAGCTGTCGGAATCGGTGGATGGCAGCTTCAGCGCGCCGCCACTGTTGGGGGAGCACACGACAGCAGTGCTGAAGGAATTGCTAGGTTATGAGTCATCTCGCCTCGAAGCGTTGCGGCGAGACGGCGTCATTCAATAA
- a CDS encoding FAD-binding oxidoreductase, which yields MVSSIVEILGTVIDRERIADDLATRDHFSRDLFQSGSPPQCVVKPVSVDEVSAVLRVAHEHGLPVVPRGGGMSYTGGYVADNPNAIMMDLRDLNRVIKIDPVNRYVTVQAGCTWAQLREALADTGLRTPYWGPLSGLRATVGGTVSQNSVFFGSVRHGSAAESVLGLTMVLADGSLLKTGAGARACGVPFTRWGGPDLTGVFIGDTGSMGFKVEITLRLIPESEYVEYGSYAFPDFASMLNAQVGLVQAGLGVETFGIDAYKAKNSAQTGRKLSEATKTALGVVKSGKSLLAGLKNVAEMAMAGTSEVEVAPYSLHLTVEGRSQQDVVDQLAQVKAIVEGCRGTVIAPVIPKAMRGRPFPPLRSALGVDGQRWVPVHGIIPLGNVVQAVEEAEQLIASYSDDFERLGVLYSPLTTNVPNGVLFEPCFYWYDKVTSLHAEAIDETVAPAWLERPDRAEVREFVFKLWREVADVLAKHGAINFQIGRTYPYLEEVSAAYQNVLQSIKNAVDVKGIVNPGVLGLGRGAVARR from the coding sequence ATGGTCAGTAGCATTGTGGAGATACTGGGGACGGTGATCGATCGTGAGCGGATTGCTGATGATCTTGCAACCCGAGATCACTTTTCCCGCGATTTGTTTCAAAGTGGCAGTCCCCCTCAATGTGTAGTTAAGCCAGTCTCGGTTGACGAAGTAAGCGCCGTACTTCGAGTGGCCCACGAGCATGGATTACCTGTAGTTCCACGTGGCGGCGGTATGTCATATACCGGGGGTTATGTGGCAGATAATCCCAATGCCATCATGATGGATTTGCGCGATTTAAATCGGGTGATCAAGATTGATCCGGTGAATCGTTATGTGACGGTGCAGGCGGGTTGCACCTGGGCCCAACTGCGTGAGGCACTGGCAGACACCGGACTACGAACACCCTACTGGGGGCCCTTGTCTGGTTTGCGGGCCACTGTTGGCGGCACCGTATCCCAGAACAGCGTATTTTTCGGTTCGGTGCGTCATGGCAGTGCAGCTGAGTCGGTGTTGGGGCTGACGATGGTGCTGGCTGACGGATCACTTCTGAAAACAGGTGCTGGAGCGAGGGCATGCGGTGTTCCGTTTACCCGCTGGGGCGGTCCCGACCTGACTGGCGTATTTATCGGCGATACGGGTTCCATGGGGTTCAAGGTGGAGATCACGCTGCGCCTGATTCCAGAGTCTGAATACGTCGAGTACGGCTCTTATGCCTTTCCTGATTTTGCATCCATGCTCAATGCTCAGGTCGGCTTGGTTCAGGCGGGTCTCGGGGTGGAGACCTTTGGCATTGATGCGTACAAGGCAAAAAATTCAGCCCAGACCGGGCGCAAATTGTCCGAGGCTACCAAGACCGCGCTGGGCGTCGTGAAATCGGGCAAGTCCCTGCTGGCTGGATTAAAGAATGTGGCAGAAATGGCCATGGCTGGCACTAGTGAGGTAGAGGTCGCCCCCTATTCCCTGCATCTTACGGTGGAGGGGCGAAGCCAGCAGGATGTAGTCGATCAACTGGCGCAAGTGAAGGCTATTGTCGAGGGATGTCGAGGAACGGTCATTGCGCCGGTAATACCAAAGGCCATGCGCGGCCGACCTTTCCCTCCGCTGCGTTCAGCGCTAGGAGTGGACGGACAGCGCTGGGTTCCGGTTCATGGAATCATTCCCTTGGGAAATGTTGTTCAGGCTGTGGAGGAAGCCGAGCAGTTGATCGCCAGTTATAGCGATGATTTTGAGCGTCTGGGGGTACTGTATTCCCCGCTAACGACTAACGTGCCCAATGGTGTTTTGTTTGAGCCCTGTTTCTATTGGTATGACAAAGTCACCAGTCTACATGCGGAGGCGATTGATGAAACCGTGGCGCCGGCGTGGCTGGAGCGTCCGGATCGGGCTGAAGTTCGGGAGTTCGTTTTCAAACTTTGGCGCGAAGTGGCGGACGTGCTAGCAAAGCACGGTGCTATCAATTTCCAGATCGGGCGCACTTATCCCTATCTGGAAGAAGTCTCCGCAGCTTATCAGAACGTGCTCCAATCAATTAAAAATGCGGTAGATGTCAAAGGCATTGTTAATCCGGGCGTTCTTGGCCTTGGGCGCGGGGCGGTCGCTCGCCGATAA
- the prpR gene encoding propionate catabolism operon regulatory protein PrpR, with product MLANSGRSGKHCQQRRPRIAVLGYKAVSALIHTLLPEYGNHADFEVHEVVFDNALSLGRKIEKDGLADVILSAGANAVILKSALSMPVVSIKISGYDLLHALQRASQISKRVGIVVYRENIAELDEFKDLLKIDIVQRPYHSIEEAEICFQTFRNDGYRVIVGSSVAVELAENAGLKGILAYNIGAVRDAIEDCLQISAIAIMQASRFDELHNVLQHLHEAVLAVDHTQRIIAINPPMENIIGLRRSDIIGGNLKDVVPELSLDRVISRGDKETEVIISFSDKTFVANRIPFMENGIVSGAVLTLHDAKSIQRADTTIRSQRKTRNLAARYSFANISGRSPEFLRVIKTAERYARTSSTILITGQSGSGKEMFAQAIHNASSRQNGPFVAINCAAFPEALLESELFGYEEGAFTGSRRGGKPGLLETAHTGTVFLDEIGDMPITLQTRLLRVLQEREVVRIGGVMPVGIDVRIIAATHQDIPERIRQGQFRSDLFYRLNILSFRIPTLADRKQDIPVLGLSLLYSSLRRLGSSIPADQALAPLLPLLIEYSWPGNVRELENIMERFSVFLSQHSDISTVDYESFRAEIPELNAYPDCHSLNNDAQYATQGIYGQDGQIDSEAINRALSLAKGSKSRAAEILGISRTTFWRRLKELNFDDHLI from the coding sequence GTGTTAGCGAATTCAGGACGTTCGGGAAAGCACTGCCAGCAGCGGAGGCCACGCATTGCAGTATTAGGATACAAAGCTGTCAGCGCATTGATTCATACCCTTTTGCCCGAGTACGGCAACCATGCGGACTTTGAAGTTCACGAGGTTGTATTTGACAATGCGCTGTCGCTTGGCCGAAAAATCGAAAAAGATGGACTTGCCGACGTCATTTTATCGGCCGGCGCAAATGCCGTAATTCTGAAATCAGCACTTTCGATGCCAGTTGTTTCTATCAAAATCTCTGGCTACGACCTTCTCCATGCATTGCAGCGAGCCAGTCAAATTTCCAAGCGGGTTGGCATCGTCGTCTATCGCGAAAATATTGCTGAACTGGACGAATTCAAGGATTTATTGAAAATTGATATCGTTCAGCGCCCCTACCACAGCATTGAAGAAGCAGAAATCTGCTTTCAGACCTTTAGAAATGACGGCTACAGGGTAATTGTAGGCTCTAGCGTCGCCGTTGAACTGGCCGAGAATGCGGGCCTGAAGGGAATACTGGCTTACAACATTGGCGCCGTTCGCGATGCCATAGAGGATTGCCTTCAAATATCCGCAATAGCCATTATGCAAGCATCGCGCTTCGACGAACTCCACAATGTCTTACAGCATTTGCATGAGGCCGTGCTCGCCGTAGATCACACACAAAGAATCATCGCAATCAACCCACCAATGGAAAACATCATTGGCCTCCGTCGGTCGGACATCATTGGAGGCAACCTGAAGGATGTCGTCCCAGAACTCTCCCTGGATCGAGTCATTTCTCGCGGTGACAAAGAAACCGAAGTCATCATCAGCTTTTCAGATAAAACCTTTGTTGCAAACCGTATCCCCTTCATGGAGAACGGCATCGTTTCCGGGGCAGTCCTGACGCTGCACGATGCCAAATCCATTCAGCGAGCAGATACAACCATTCGTTCGCAACGCAAGACCCGTAATCTTGCAGCACGGTATAGCTTTGCCAATATTTCCGGCCGCTCCCCCGAATTTCTGCGCGTAATCAAAACGGCAGAGCGTTACGCCAGAACCAGTTCGACGATTCTGATCACCGGACAGAGTGGGTCAGGAAAAGAAATGTTTGCACAAGCGATTCACAATGCCAGCAGCCGCCAAAACGGCCCTTTTGTTGCAATTAACTGTGCGGCGTTTCCTGAGGCACTTTTGGAAAGCGAGCTTTTTGGCTACGAAGAAGGTGCGTTTACTGGATCTCGTCGAGGCGGCAAACCTGGATTATTGGAAACAGCACATACCGGCACAGTTTTTCTTGACGAGATCGGCGACATGCCGATAACCCTTCAGACTCGACTACTACGGGTACTTCAAGAACGGGAGGTCGTACGAATTGGCGGTGTGATGCCTGTAGGTATTGATGTACGAATCATCGCAGCAACTCACCAAGACATCCCTGAACGCATTCGTCAGGGTCAATTTCGTTCAGACCTTTTTTACCGTCTGAATATTTTAAGCTTCAGAATCCCAACACTTGCCGACAGAAAACAGGATATCCCTGTCCTGGGTTTAAGCCTTTTGTATTCCAGCTTGAGAAGGCTCGGATCAAGCATTCCAGCTGATCAGGCTCTTGCTCCGCTATTGCCGCTACTGATTGAGTATTCTTGGCCAGGTAATGTTCGGGAGCTGGAAAACATCATGGAGCGCTTTTCTGTTTTCCTTAGTCAGCACTCCGACATAAGCACAGTAGACTATGAATCCTTCCGCGCTGAGATTCCAGAACTAAATGCTTACCCGGACTGCCATAGTCTTAACAATGACGCGCAATATGCCACTCAGGGCATCTATGGGCAAGATGGTCAAATTGATTCTGAGGCCATAAATCGGGCGTTATCTCTAGCAAAAGGCAGCAAAAGTCGAGCTGCTGAAATCTTGGGGATTAGTCGCACCACGTTTTGGAGACGCCTCAAGGAGCTAAATTTTGACGACCATCTCATTTGA
- a CDS encoding inovirus Gp2 family protein, giving the protein MKRHDQNPNLSLYYDAQYLGYPVQTQKGPLVTEYLDRLWQVIHQALDEYGRVFAFRVDLRFPVEHYGPGHDDNSVMERFIASFRAKIRHNRNMALEVKAYAHDTAVRYVWCRELGQHGVPHYHLAFFLNYDAYCTLGQYEIGRVNLFNRLHEALASALGLTVHQVLGLVEFPESPFRLLKRGDIQSIADFFNRASYLCKAATKHYGNGVHSFGASRR; this is encoded by the coding sequence ATGAAACGGCATGACCAAAATCCCAATCTCTCCCTTTACTATGACGCCCAGTATCTGGGCTATCCAGTTCAAACGCAAAAGGGCCCACTCGTAACTGAATACTTGGATCGACTCTGGCAAGTCATCCACCAAGCCCTTGACGAATATGGACGGGTATTCGCTTTCAGGGTCGATCTTAGATTCCCAGTCGAACACTATGGACCAGGCCATGACGATAATTCAGTCATGGAGCGGTTCATTGCCTCCTTTAGGGCGAAGATACGACACAACCGGAATATGGCACTAGAGGTTAAAGCCTATGCTCATGACACTGCTGTCCGCTATGTGTGGTGTAGGGAACTAGGTCAGCATGGTGTCCCACACTATCACCTGGCTTTTTTTTTGAACTACGACGCCTACTGCACCCTTGGGCAGTACGAGATCGGACGCGTGAACCTCTTCAATCGCCTCCATGAAGCATTGGCATCGGCATTAGGGCTTACCGTTCATCAGGTGCTTGGCTTAGTCGAGTTCCCTGAAAGCCCTTTCCGTCTTTTGAAACGAGGCGATATTCAGTCGATTGCCGACTTCTTCAATCGAGCAAGTTACCTCTGTAAGGCAGCCACGAAGCATTATGGGAACGGAGTCCATAGCTTTGGGGCAAGTAGGAGGTAA
- a CDS encoding helix-turn-helix transcriptional regulator — translation MTHENRETILFPEEIVPWNEMVTLVVNLQIPFRHRATGIDCITGGLFSFHTFPGGPIDWLPPVVKEAQWRFIKDHLHELPSLRFPISPDTATDFIIKFIQLEGAPDIVPTFLTTASLDRDREKRLTLFKVEKEELQKLALGGRVFLVDSSRRNCTHLTQGVYFARHEAIQYLGKKGLLDRAYASGCGWREQISEPEQVEPPSTPDGFLYGFPQELIQLGIKEYRKTLAQKRLERLLSQVSVPPEGAVVNRSVAESSTEEIAQHQQALTSDAAAISCEVDSAKKNAPSPLAESPSVLGNSGPVSRQSDSIADSENDKSRYSKKHKTVGSVAVSPYENGSAKGRLIGMKEVMELLDVSRPTIYNYSTPDSPSYNPNFPQPLKANGINKWYESDISAFVDSLAADSKKRDSH, via the coding sequence ATGACGCATGAGAATCGAGAAACTATCCTGTTTCCTGAGGAAATAGTTCCCTGGAACGAAATGGTTACGCTTGTGGTTAATCTTCAAATCCCCTTTAGGCATAGAGCAACGGGGATTGACTGTATTACGGGTGGTCTTTTCTCGTTTCACACGTTTCCCGGAGGCCCCATTGATTGGCTTCCTCCGGTTGTGAAAGAAGCCCAGTGGCGATTTATTAAGGACCATCTGCACGAGTTGCCCTCACTTAGATTTCCGATTTCTCCAGACACAGCGACAGATTTCATCATCAAGTTCATTCAGCTTGAGGGGGCGCCTGACATCGTGCCGACCTTTCTCACGACCGCGAGCTTGGATCGTGATCGAGAGAAAAGGCTCACCCTGTTTAAGGTCGAAAAAGAAGAGCTACAGAAGCTTGCGTTGGGGGGGCGTGTGTTTTTGGTCGATTCGTCACGGCGCAATTGCACGCATTTGACGCAGGGTGTCTATTTCGCGAGGCATGAGGCCATTCAGTATCTTGGCAAAAAGGGACTGTTGGATCGAGCCTATGCTTCAGGGTGCGGTTGGCGAGAACAGATAAGTGAGCCAGAACAAGTCGAACCTCCATCGACTCCTGATGGCTTCCTATACGGCTTTCCACAAGAATTGATCCAATTGGGCATCAAGGAATATCGGAAAACCCTTGCTCAAAAAAGGCTTGAGCGACTTCTCAGCCAGGTTTCTGTTCCTCCAGAAGGTGCAGTAGTAAATCGATCTGTTGCAGAAAGTTCAACAGAGGAAATCGCACAACACCAACAAGCATTGACTTCCGATGCAGCTGCGATTAGTTGCGAAGTCGATTCAGCAAAAAAGAACGCCCCTAGCCCTCTCGCAGAATCGCCCAGCGTACTTGGCAACAGCGGCCCAGTGTCCAGACAATCTGACAGCATTGCCGACTCAGAAAACGATAAATCAAGGTATTCTAAGAAGCACAAAACTGTCGGGAGCGTTGCAGTCTCCCCATACGAAAATGGTTCGGCCAAGGGGCGGTTGATTGGAATGAAAGAGGTCATGGAACTTCTTGATGTTTCACGCCCGACGATCTACAACTACTCGACCCCAGATTCGCCGTCATACAACCCGAATTTTCCTCAGCCACTGAAGGCCAATGGCATCAACAAGTGGTACGAGTCTGACATATCTGCCTTTGTCGATTCATTAGCGGCCGATTCCAAAAAAAGAGATAGTCATTGA
- a CDS encoding tyrosine-type recombinase/integrase, which yields MAKIARELTAIEVSRLTVPGHHAVGGVVGLYLYVNGVSARSWVLRLVVGDKRRHIGLGGYPTVTLAQAKDKARRIREEVANGHDPIHQRKVVISRIKAQQASAITFEKAAEGYLDSHGDAWRNAKHRAQWASSLATYAYPFFGKVLVRDISVEHVLTALKPIWKEKNETASRVRGRIESVLDWASARNYRSGDNPARWKGLLDKLLPAPSKIKVVEHHRALPIDEAPAFVASLRMQSGVSALALEFAILTAARSGEVRGARWEEIDMPAALWTVPKDRMKAGKEHRVPLNSQAMEILDAVKESDRSGLVFPAPRGGMLSDMTLTALMRRMKVDAVPHGFRSTFRDWVSERTNYPRELAEQALAHVIENKVEAAYRRGDVLEKRRAMMAGWGEFLSSPLAHLSRKCRDDA from the coding sequence ATGGCGAAGATAGCACGAGAGCTAACAGCGATTGAAGTCAGTCGATTGACTGTGCCCGGACACCATGCGGTTGGTGGAGTCGTGGGCTTGTACTTGTACGTCAATGGCGTCAGCGCACGTTCTTGGGTACTGCGACTTGTCGTTGGTGACAAGCGTAGGCATATCGGACTCGGTGGCTACCCGACAGTCACCTTGGCTCAAGCAAAAGATAAAGCTCGGCGAATACGCGAAGAGGTTGCGAACGGTCACGACCCAATCCATCAGCGGAAGGTCGTCATAAGCCGAATCAAGGCGCAACAAGCAAGTGCCATCACGTTCGAGAAAGCTGCGGAGGGCTACTTGGACTCTCATGGAGATGCTTGGCGAAACGCGAAGCATCGAGCCCAGTGGGCAAGCTCGCTGGCTACCTATGCGTATCCTTTCTTCGGCAAAGTATTGGTGAGGGATATATCGGTGGAGCACGTACTGACAGCGCTGAAGCCGATTTGGAAAGAGAAAAACGAGACAGCATCACGAGTTCGGGGTCGGATCGAATCCGTGTTGGATTGGGCTTCTGCGCGCAATTACCGGTCTGGCGACAATCCTGCCCGATGGAAGGGATTGCTTGACAAGCTATTACCGGCGCCAAGCAAGATAAAAGTTGTAGAGCACCATCGTGCATTGCCAATTGACGAGGCTCCCGCATTTGTTGCCAGTTTGCGTATGCAGTCAGGTGTTTCGGCCTTGGCGTTGGAGTTTGCAATTCTCACTGCTGCTCGCAGTGGTGAAGTGAGGGGGGCTCGGTGGGAGGAGATTGATATGCCTGCTGCCTTATGGACAGTTCCAAAAGATCGGATGAAAGCCGGCAAGGAACATCGCGTTCCGCTCAATTCCCAAGCAATGGAAATATTGGATGCTGTAAAGGAGTCTGATCGCTCCGGATTGGTATTCCCTGCGCCGAGGGGGGGGATGTTGTCTGACATGACGCTAACGGCACTCATGCGACGAATGAAAGTTGACGCGGTACCCCATGGATTTCGCTCTACTTTTCGTGACTGGGTAAGCGAGCGTACAAATTACCCTAGAGAACTTGCCGAGCAGGCATTGGCTCACGTCATAGAAAATAAAGTTGAAGCCGCCTATCGACGTGGTGATGTGCTAGAAAAGCGTCGGGCTATGATGGCCGGGTGGGGCGAGTTCCTTTCAAGCCCGTTGGCTCATTTATCCAGAAAGTGCCGCGATGACGCATGA